The Flavobacterium johnsoniae UW101 genomic interval CCGCACGCCGCGTTCAGCATCCGCACCAGCATTCGCCATAGGGCGAAGAACCGATACGGCAGTTTTCCTCTCAGGTGCAGCTCCCGCAAAATAAGGCGCATCTGCAATTGAAGGCCTCTTGGCACGTGAAGACGAGTCAGCTCTCTGCAGCGGCTGGGCGGCAGGTGCAGAAGGCAGGTACTTCGCGGCCATCTGATACGACTTTTCCATAAGCGCCAGCTGTCCGTCTACCGTCACCGAAGGCGCAGCATCCCTCTGGGCAAGCTCCGATTTGAGCTCGGCAACCTCCCTGCGCAGCATATCAGCCTCACCACCGCTGTCCTGATAGAAGCTGCCAAGTGCGTTCTGTGCCTTTCGGTACGTGCCGAGCGCAGAATTTGTCTCCCTGGGTTCCTGTCCTGCCGTCTGCACCGCATTTGCAGATGAGGGGGACTCATCTGCCGTTACGCTGTCCTGTTTCCAATAATCCGCCAGCGTGGTAAGCGCTCTGCGCTTATCCTCCTGCTTCTGCTCGAGCATCTCCTGCTCATAGGCCTTTGCCTTGTCCGCCTGCATTTCATTGTCTGCGGCCTGCGGAACGATGTTATTGAGCCCGATGGCCTGCCCGCTCTCCTTCTCGGGCGAGGGCCTGAATATCAGATAAAGGCAACCTGCGCATACGATTCCCATCAGCCCAAATATGAGCGATTTCTTAAGCTTCTCCATTTTGCCGCTTTTTTCGTCCACACTGTCTGATTTTTCTTCAGCGCCATGCTCCCAAAGCATAACGCCTTCTTTTTTCTTATTTTCTTTCATATCTTAATCTTTTAATTTATTCATGCAGCCCTTTATTACCGCAGGACTTTCCTTTCCTGCTGGCGAAGGATCCTGAATATGTTCCAGTCTCAGGCAGCTTCTCGCCGCCTTGACATCACGGCATATATTCAAAAGGGCAATCGCCGTCAGAAGGACGTACGCGGCAAATAGATGAATGATCATCCTCCGCCGGCTCTTGGCCGGCATAGCGGTCCATTTTCGGTCTAGCTGCCCAAGCCAGCGGTCAATGCGTTCCTTTAAGTTTTCCATTTCCTGATATTATTAGCCGGTCACATTCTAAATCCCCTATTTGCCCGAGCCGTCTCCTGAGTATTCTTAACTGCCGCCCCGGCAATCAATTCCCTTCTGGTTGGAAAAGAATCTGAATTAAGATTGCAGAGCTTAAAACTCTTCAATATCTGGCCATACCGGTCAGTTTTTGTGATGTTCAGTTCGGCCGCGTCCAAATCAAATTTGCCATCCGCATATCCCACCCGGATATCGCACCTGATCTTATCCCTGTCCTGGCCATTCCATTCGAGATAGGTCGATAAATGAAGGGAATCTGCCGACCGCGGGGCATCCATTCCGTTTTTCCATTTCTCCAGAAATTCGCTGATGCTCTCCTTCATCCGGCCCGCACAGCAGCCCTCCGTGTGGAAATAGCCGTCATATCCTTTATCTGCAAGGATTTTTGCCATTTCATCAAGGTCAATCAAAACTTTCATATCTTCCTTTTTCACCGTTCAATGATCTGCATATCCTTATTTTCCAGCACTGCGAATTTTTCAATATTGAAGCCCTGCGGATTGCTGTCCGAGCGCACGGAATTAACCAGCAGACACGAGGTAACAAGGCTCCGCTGTGTCACATTGCTCGAACGTATGATGAATTCCCTGGCGTACGACCTAACCGAATACGGATAGGATTCGAAGCTGCACACCACGCTGTCAATCTCGATGCGCTGCTGCACATTGCCCGATATGATGCGGTTGTAATAGCCCTTCTCGGACAGGTCCTTGTAGTAGTCGAAGGCGCTTTTGTCGGCAAGGCTGAAGGCGCGCTTCATATTGCTTTCAATGGCGTCCTTGTCCGGAGCCAGCGTAAAGAAAAGCTCGTGGAAACGCCTCACATGCTCCCTTGCCTCGACGGGCCTGTTGACCGCCGCATCCTGCGACAGTGCCAGCATCAGGGATTTCCCGTTGTCCAGCACATAAATCTTCTCGCGCTGCCGATCGGCAAAACGGTAGGAATACCACAGGGCGGATCCCGTGATTCCCGTACAGAGCAGTGCAAAAACGATGGCGTAGAGCCTGATCTGCCGGAAACTGTTTTCTATGTTTCGTAATGTCTTGAATTCCATTTTCTTTGTTTTTATCGGTTGTCAGGATCTGCTGACCAGCCTTCCTGCTATATTTCCTGCGGCGGAACCCGCGCCCGCTCCGGCGATGTTCCCGGCTTTCATGGCCGTCTGGCTCACATTGCGCATGAAATTGCCTCCGCCTCCGGCCTGGATGATCCAGCCCGTCACGGTCGGCACCGTGAAATAGCCCACAATGCCTATGATCATGAAAATCACGTAGACGGTATTGGAGGTGTCGGGTATGAAAGCCGGGTCCGAAAGCATCTCGATGTCCCTTTCGATGATCAGCGACTGGATGCGCGCCAGCATGGAACTGAAAAGGTCCGCTACGGGAAGCCACAGATACACGCTGACATATCTGGTGATCCACTGGGTGAGCGTCGACTGGAAACCGTCCCAGACCGATATGGCAAAAGCAATCGGCCCAAGGATGGAAAGCACTATGAGGAAAAACGTCCTTATGGTGTCGATCACCAGCGCCGCGGCCTGGAAAAGCACCTCCAGAAAGTTCCGGAACCACTGCTTTATCATCTTTTCCATCTGATAGGCCTGCCGGTCCATATACATCCCCGCCATGGTCCCGATATCCGAGGGCGACCATCCCAGCTCGTCGAGCTTCTTCTCGAATTCCTCATCTGAAGCCATATAAGAGGTTTCGGGATTGCGGACCATCGCCTCATATTCCAGCTGGTCCTTCTGCTGCTGCAGCCTGTTAAGGTCAAGAACCTGTCCCTGCAGTATGCCGTGGGTTCCGCTGACTATCGGACTCAGCACCGCATTGATGCTTCCCAGAACGATGCTCGGGAAGAACATGATGCACAGGCCAAGCGCGAAGGGACGCAGCATCGGATAGACGTCAATGGGTTCCGCCCTTGCCAGCGCCTGCCAGACATGCAGTGCCACGTAGAACAGCGCTCCAAGCCCTGCCAGCCCCTTCGCAACCGCCGCCATATCCCCCGCAAGGGGCATCATGTCATCGTAAAGCGAGCGGAGCACCTCATGGAGATTATTGAACTCCATGCCTACCAGTATTTCTGGTTGGAGGTCCCGTACAGGTCAAGCACGCTTTTGGCGTCGTTCTTCTTTTTCGCCCTGAGATAGCTCACCGATATGTTCTTGTTGGTGTAGTATCGCACCAGGCTGTGGTATTCCTTGACTTCCTTGTAGATTCTGTTGATCAGGTCCATGCGCTCCTTGTCATTCAGCGACAGGCTCGATGTGCTCACGATCTGTTTGAGCTCCTTCAAAAGCTCGGTGCTTTCTCCCAGAAGCGCCGTATACCCATTCCCGATGGCGATGAGCTCCTGCGGCGTAAAATTGGGGTCATTGATCATCCTGCCGAAATTCTGCACGTAGATCTGCGATACATCTCCCACCAGAAGCACGGTCTGCTGCACCTTTCGCGCATCCTTCACCAGGTTGTTCACCGCCTGCAGCTTGTCGTAATACTCCTTTCCCTGATTGTAGACCTTCTGCACCTCCTTGAAGTTCTTCACTACATTGGAGACCGTCGAGGACGTCTGTATGATTTCATTGGCACTGTTGAGTATGCCCGAGGCCAGATTGGCCGGGTCTGTAACCACAAACTGCGCTTTTGCGCACGGCGCAGCGGCAAGCATGACTGCCGCAAACGCCATTGATAGCATTTTTTTCATTTTCTATAGATTTTGGATTATTGATTATTCTCGTTTTCCCTCTCCCATCTCAGCTTCGCAATATGCCTGATGGCTAGCTCGACGTTACCGTCCAGCTCTGCAGCCGCCTGCATGACCTCCATCTTTTCGGTTTCCTCGGTCGTGTAGGCCAGGTATTCCTCCAGGCTCACCTCGGTGGCATACACCGCGGACTGGGTTCCTCCCAGACCTATCCAGACTTCCTTGTAGAGACGAGAGGGACTGTTGTTCATATTGATCGAAAGCACCTGCGCCTTTTCCTTGTCGGTAAGTCCGAGCATCGCCTGTATGTCATCGAATTTGTTCATGTACTTGCGCTGGTCCAGAAGGATCTTGCAGTCGGAATTGTTGATGATGCTCTCCTTCACAATGGGAGATTTGATGATATCGTCCACTTCCTGGGTCACCACTATGGCCTCGCCGAAGAACTTGCGCACGGTCTTGAAAAGGTACTTTATGTACTCGGCCATTCCTTCCTTGGCGATCGCCTTCCAAGCCTCCTCGATAAGGATCAGCTTGCGCACCCCCTTCAGCCTTCTCATCTTGTTGATGAAGACCTCCATGATGATGATCGTCACTATGGGAAACAGGATCTTGTGGTCCTTTATCGCATCGATTTCAAAGACTATAAACCGTTTAGCCAGCAGGTCCAGCTGCCTGTCCGAATTCAGCAGGTAATCGTACTCGCCTCCCCTGTAATACGGCTCCAGCACATTCAGAAAATTGGCGATGTCAAAGTCCTTCTCGCGCACCTGCTTCTCTTTCAGGATTTCGTGGTAATCCCCCTTTACGTACTCGTAGAATCCGTTGAAGGATGGAGCCAGCCCATTGTCCCTGATCAGCTCGATGTAGCCGTTCACGGCATTGGAAAGCGCCACTTCCTCCGAACGCGTCGGAGGCTCGTCATCCCGCTTCCACAGGGTCATTATCAGGGTTTTGATGCTTTCCCTTTTCTCTATATCGAATACCTTGTCATCGGTATAGAAGGGGTTGAAGGCAATGGGATTGTCCTCCGTGTAGGTGAAGTAGACACCGTCCTCCCCTCGGGTCCTGCTGTTGATCAGCCCGCACAGTCCCTGATAGGAATTCCCTGTATCCACCAGAAGCACATGCGCACCCTGCTCGTAGTACTGCCTGACCATATGGTTGGTAAAGAAGGACTTCCCGCTTCCCGAAGGCCCGAGGATGAACTTGTTGCGGTTGGTGATGATCCCGCGCTTCATGGGCAGGTCCGAAATATCCAGATGGATCGGTCTGCCGGTGAGCCTGTCGGCCATCTTGATGCCGAACGGCGATGGGGAGCTGCGGTAGTTCGTTTCCTGTGTGAACAGGCACAGCGCAGGCTCAATGAAGGTGTAGAAGCTTTCCTCGCATGGGAAATCGCCCGCATTGCCCGGCATTCCCGCCCAATACAGCGTCGCGGCGTCAGCCGTGTTGTGCCTCGGTTTGCATTCCATCAGCGCCAGAGCGCTGCCGCAGTCATTCTTGAGCTGTTTGAGCTCTGCAGGATCATCCGACCATGCCATAATGTTGAAATGCGCCCTGATGGAACTGAGCCCCAACGAATGCGCCTCGTTCAGGTATTTCTCTATCCATTCCCTATTGATCTGGTTCGCCCTGCTGTAGCGTGCAAGGGAATGCATGTTTCGCGCCGACTTCTCGAACTTCTGCAGGTTCTCCTCGCTGCTGTCCAGAAACAGGTACTGGTTGTAGATATGGTTGCAGCCCAGAAGAAGGCCGACTGGAGCGGCAAAAGACAGGCGGCAGTCGCTGCGGTCGGTCGAGAGCTTCTCGTAGCGGGTATCGGATGCAACAGCCGCAGGGAGGTCGTCCGTATCGGAAAGCGTATGCAGCGAAAGCCTTTTGGAACCCACCCTAACCTGCTCAGCTCCCAAGGCGATATCTTCCAATGATGCGCCCTCCTCTTTGGAAAGGGTAAGGTACTGCTCCAGTATCCCCTGCCTGTGATCGGCTCCCGTCAGGTCTTCTTCCGTCAGCCTATTGAGCCTGATAAGCCCGCTGTCGTTGAGGATGCGCTCAAACTGCGCCACAGTCTCCATAAATCTCCTGATAGCCTCTGGATCCCTGACTTCTTTCGGAATCAGCGTTCCCCTGCAGAGCGATGAGAAATTGCTCTGCATCCTCATCCTTTCCCGTGTGGTCTTGGTGAGGAACAGATAGCAGCAGTGGTTCAGGAACGGGCGTTCGTTGAAATGCCTCTCGAAGGTTCTTGCAAGGAAACTCTGTTCCTCCCCCTCCATATTCGGATTGTAGTTTTCCTTGACATACCAGTCCTGCTTGTGCACGACCGTAAAATCAGGCAGGGTCTTCACCGCCTTGTGCCAGGCGGAATGGATGGCCTCATAATCTGCCGATCCCGCAGTAAAAAGCTCCGGAAGCGATACGGCAAAGCAGGCCGTAACATCCCCATCCTTGGAGATGATGCAGTTCTGCTCCACCGCCAGCAGGGGTAATCTGCTCTCCAGCGTTGCTGTCTTTGACGAATTCCTCATAAGGCGGCGGATTTGGCTGAACATTTCAAACATCTTCGTACCGACCTGCGGCACACGATGTAGCGCGGATGTCTTTTCCCTGCCGCGATCTTCATCAGCCCATGCTCTCCGTACTTTCTGTTCAGCGCAAAAGTCTGCCAGACAACCAGCGTAGATCCCCCGCCGCCCAAAAAAAGGCAGATGTAAGAACTGGCGCCTGCCATGTAAAGGATCATGGTCAAGATGAGCATCCCAAGCAGCCCTCCCGCAAAAATGAAGAGATACTGCGCCTTGAGCCCCCTGAATTCGACGGTCCTGCCGATGCCCTTATTGATGCTGTAAGCAGTCATAGCGCAGCGCATTAAAGGAAAAAGGATCTTAGGATCGTGGCCGCAACGATCAGAAAGATGCAGGCCCCAAACCAGCTGGCGGCGGTTTTGCTGGTGTCGGGGTCACCGCTGCTGAATTTGTTGTACACCTTAACACCTCCAATCAGCCCAACCACCGCCCCTATGGCGTAGATCAGCTGGGTTGCGGGATCAAAATAAGAGGTCACCATCTGGGTGGCCTCCGTAATGCCGGCAGTTCCGTTTCCCTGCGCGGCTGCGCCAATGCCTGCCAGCACCATCATGGATGCCGAAAGCAGGCTTTCTTTTCTCTTTTTTTCCATAACCAAACACTTTAAAGTTTTGTCTTTTCCCGCCGAGTGCGGGCTTTGGAGCAAAGGTGTTGTGGAAAGATGCATAACATAGAGCACTGGCAGTCGTAGGAATAATTTGGCATTGTGAAGCGCCCCACAACTAAAATTTATTATATTAGCACACTTAACAAAATTTACTTTTTTGAGAGATACTTTAATATATTTAGACAACAATGCCACTACTGCCGTTGACAATCGAGTTGTTGAGGTAATTAATATTTACTTCAATCAACTTTATGGCAATGCAAGCAGTCTTTATAATTTCGGATCTAAATCCAAATTAATTTTAGAACAAGCAAGAACCAGCATTTCTGATTTGATTGATGCTGAGCCAGAAAGCATCTATTTTACCTCGGGCGCGACTGAAAGCGTCAACCTGGCATTGAAGGGTCTTGCATTAAGCCCTAAAAATTCAAAAAAACACATCATAACATGCAGTACCGAGCATAAAGCCGTATTGGAAACATGTGAGTATTTGCAAAGCATCGGATATGAAATCGATTACCTGCCTGTTAATAATGGGGGAGCCATAGACCTTGAAGTCCTTAAATCCCTAATTAAAGAGGATACTCTTTTGGTTTGTCTAATGTGGGTCAATAATGAAACTGGTGTCATTCACCCCATTAATGAAATTGGGAAAATAACTAAAGCCGCGGGGGTGTATTTCGTCTGCGACGGCTCTCAGGGAGTCGGAAAACTGCCTATCAGCGTAACAAGCTCTAATATTGACATTTTCTGCTTTTCTGGCCATAAATTGTACGCCAGTAAAGGTGTTGGAGGAATCTATATCGGTTCCGAAATAACCCGTAATGATAAAATACAGCCACTAATACACGGCGGTGGTCAGGAAGACAATTTGAGAAGCGGCACGCATAATGTCCCTTTAATTGCCGGATTAGGAAAAGCATTCGAAATTGCTAGGGAAGAAATGCAGAAAAATGAAGATCATATAGTGCGGCTCAAAACCTTACTTGAATCTGAATTGTCAAAAATGAGCCAGACTTCTATTAATGGCGTACAGGAACCAAGAATCTTCAATACCGTAAATGTGTGCATACTCGGCCTTGACAGCGAAGTTTTTATCGGAATTAACAGTGACATTGCCGTGAGCAACGGCTCTGCCTGCACCTCTGCATTAGTACAACCTTCTCACGTCCTTTTAGCAATGGGATTAAGCACTAATGATGCCATGGACAGCATACGCATTTCGATAGGTAAATATAACACCGAGAGTGAGATTCACCAACTCATCGAGCGGATCAATAACTTTATCAATTAACTAAACCGCTTTTTTGCACTTTTTAACCTAAAAATATTATTATATAACACTACTAACCAATAACTATAATGGAACTACTCTACGTATGGATTGAGAATTTCAGAAATATCAATAATAAAGGCTTAAATTTTTCCAACCAATATGAAATCAATTACGATAGATTATCAAATAATTTGACAATTAACCTGTTGGATGGCAGTAATGCCTTAAAAAAACGTGGCCGCATCTTGAAATTTAAAGGCGATGAAATTAATTATCTTGAGAATTTCTTCAGTTCTGAACCTTTAGAAAGGATATCTAATATTTCTCAGGTCACGGCTATTATTGGAAAAAACTCATCAGGTAAAAGTAATATTATAGATTTTATACTTACAGCAATAAGTAAAGGGCGAAGGGATAGATTAAGCCCTAATTATGTTTTGATTTTTAAAAAGAATGACAAACCTTATTTTTTTGGCAGAACTGAGGGCAAGAGTATTACGACTTCGAAAGTTGAATGTTTGGAAGTTGAATTAGAAAAAGCTGATATTAACAGCGAATGGGAGACCATGTTCTACTCCAATGTTGCAGATAATAAGGAATATCTTTTTGAAGGAAGCAGTATCAATAATTGTTCATTCGAAGCAATGAACAAATTGCAGTCAAATAAGATCAGATTTGTCGATTCTCCAATTTTTAGTGACACTTGGCAAAAATTAAATCCCAATAACAATCCAGAAAGAAAGATCAGGTTCATTTTTAATCCAATTGCTTTTACGGAACTTGAAAGTGCTTTTATTGCTGAAGATAAAATTGAAGGTATCATCAAACGTTACAGAAAGGCAATTTACCAGGAATCAACATCTAACTACAATAGATTTAAATACGGACTGGCAGTTAATCTGCTTAGTTTTCTAATTTCTAAAAACGTCCCGATGGATGATTTTTTGGACGGTGTTCAATTAGTTGGACAGGAAGGAATGGCAGAAGCTATCGCGACCTTAAATCCAAAAGTTGTTGCCTTTCTAAACAGTTTTCATCACAGTGAAATTGAAGACCTGAGCGAATCAGATTACAGTTTGTACAATGATCTGCTGCAGGAATTGGAATCCCAAAATTTTAACTTTGGACAGATAGAAAAATACAGCAATTCAATTCTTGTGGATTTTAGTAATGAGTTCAAAGATCTTATAGACAATAAACAAGATCTTTTTAATAATCCATCACTCATATCGCATGATTGGTCTAAATTGAGTTCAGGCATGAGAGCCTACCTAAATTTATTTTCGCAACTATACTCGGTGAGTGAAAAAGTTAGAGGAAACTCCAAAAGCCTATTGATATGTATAGACGAAGGTGACCTATATCTGCATCCGGAATGGCAAAAGAATTTTCTAAATGATCTCATCTGGTTTATCTCACATGTGTTTCAATCCTCAAAAGTTCAATTGATTCTCACTTCGCATTCCCCATTTCTAATCTCTGATCTTCCAAAAGAAAATGTCATTCTTTTAGATGATAATTGCAACCCAAGTAGACAGCTAAATGAAGAATCTTCTTTTGGGGCAAATATCCATCAGTTGTATACAAAACAATTTTTTCTGAAGAACGGCTCGATTGGGGAATTCGCAAAGAGGAAGATTACAACTCTTTTGAATGACATAAAGGAAATGACCGAGGATAATGTTGAATTATACCAAAAAAGGGTTGATATGATTGGAGAACCGGTTTTACGCTTTAGGCTGCAAGATGAATTAAAAAAGAGATTGAGCCAATTATCAAAAGAAACGCAGATCAAATGGCATAAATCAGAAATTTCTAAACTGACTGCATCATGATTTTTATAGGAAGTATACCCGATTCCATACTCGATTCTCATTGGACCTATTTCACAGCATCTGACGGTTATGCAAAAATAAACTCATTTGCCGAAGATGAAGGAATTGAAGAATCCCAACGCAATTATTTTATCAGACTGCGGGACAATCCTGATATTTTGAAATCCATTGTTGTCGGCAGACCGCATGAATTAAAAATAGAAATTGAACATTATCAAACAAATATAATAAATGAAATAGCTTTACTTTCACAGTATCAAAGTTTTTTAGCTCTCGGTACATTTGATCAAATATGTGAGCGCATCAACAGAAAGGCAGAGAGTTTTGTTGGAAAAGTTGAGGTACTTCGCAGGAAAAATGAATATCGTGACACTTTGGTGGGCTTAAAAACGGAACTGAATCCCGCCTTATTTCCAAACCCAAATGCAGGAGCAAAAATTCCCATTAATCTTTTAAAATCAATGTTTTCAGCGCTTAAAGGACAATTTACTGAAAGCGTAAAGGACTTTTATTCCAAGATTTACACCATTTTCAATTATGATGCCCTAATTGAGGCAAAAGAACCTTGGGGAGCCTATAAATTGACAAATGAACTCAATGTTAATGTATGCCCCTATTGCAACAGGAACTATATCAACACCAGCTATAACGACCATGGAAAAACGAGGCCCGAACTTGACCACTTTTTTCCTAAATCAAAATATCCGTTCCTATCAATATCAATTTACAATTTGATACCTAGTTGCCATATCTGTAACTCAAGTTTAAAAGGTGCTAAGGATTTTTATCTCGAACCGCATCTCCACCCATTTATGGAGTTTAAGAACGACGATTTCCAATTTGAAATCAAATATCGCGAGGACGTTATTGAAGAAATAGTCGCCGATGTGGATAGCTTTGAAATCGTTGTGACAACTTTGACCGAAGATGCGGACTTAAAAACCAGCATCAACAATTCTTGCAAGACATTTCTAATAAAAGAACTATACAATCTGCATAAGGACGTTGCGCAGGAACTACTCTTCAAATCCGTTTATTACAATGAAACAAAAATACATGAATTGAAAAGCATATTGGGCGACCAGGCAGGTATTGACGACAATTTTCTAAAAAGAGTAATAATCGGTACATATGCTGACAGCAGAAGTATCGGCAAAAGATCACTTTCAAAGTACTCTTATGATATCATATCGAAAACGGACTTGAAGAGGACTTTAGATTTATAATAGAAATACCGATTCCATTTTTTACCTGCAGCATTTTATCTGTATTATTAAGAAATAGCTTAAAAATTAATATATTTATTTTAAAATAATCAATTAAACTCCTTATGTTGAAAGCTTTATTTGAATCCATATATAATTGCAAGACTGAATTAGATGTAGACAAACTAATTTCTGTTGATTTCCATCTATCGAAGGCGGAGAACTGGTTTCCCATTGGGCAAAACGAATCAAATTTCAGTATAATCGAAAATCAGCAGTCTAACCCGATTGCAGCGCTCGTCGAAAAGGTAACCAATTCCATAGATGCCATCCTGATGAAAAAATGTATTGAGGCAGGTTTGGACCCTAAAGCTAAAAATGCTCCAAAATCAATGGACGAAGCTGTTGAATTGTTTTTCGTTGACAATAAAAATTGGGATCTGAACAGTACCAGAAGGAAACAGGCTGAAGACATACAAATTATTGCTGACGGTCCCACCAGACAAAGTTCAGTAATCATTTACGATAATGGAGAGGGGCAGCATCCCGAAAATTTCGAAAGTACTTTTCTCTCCCTGATGCGTGGAAACAAAAATGAAATTCATTTTGTACAGGGGAAATACAATATGGGAGGAAGTGGCGCCATTGTCTTTTGCGGCAAAGGATATCAACTGATAGCTTCTAAAAGGTTTGACGGTTTAGGAAAATTTGGTTTTACACTAGTGAGGGAACATCCGTTGTCCAAAGATGAATTGGAAATTAAAAAAAACACTTG includes:
- a CDS encoding HNH endonuclease, whose translation is MIFIGSIPDSILDSHWTYFTASDGYAKINSFAEDEGIEESQRNYFIRLRDNPDILKSIVVGRPHELKIEIEHYQTNIINEIALLSQYQSFLALGTFDQICERINRKAESFVGKVEVLRRKNEYRDTLVGLKTELNPALFPNPNAGAKIPINLLKSMFSALKGQFTESVKDFYSKIYTIFNYDALIEAKEPWGAYKLTNELNVNVCPYCNRNYINTSYNDHGKTRPELDHFFPKSKYPFLSISIYNLIPSCHICNSSLKGAKDFYLEPHLHPFMEFKNDDFQFEIKYREDVIEEIVADVDSFEIVVTTLTEDADLKTSINNSCKTFLIKELYNLHKDVAQELLFKSVYYNETKIHELKSILGDQAGIDDNFLKRVIIGTYADSRSIGKRSLSKYSYDIISKTDLKRTLDL